From Streptomyces sp. NBC_00775, one genomic window encodes:
- a CDS encoding glycerophosphodiester phosphodiesterase — MSMRIRHPYLDHPGPIAFAHRGGAADGLENTLAQFRRAVAAGYRYIETDVHATADGRLVAFHDSTLDRVTDGAGRIADLPWEDVRHARVGGKEPVPLFEELLEVFPEVRWNIDVKAEPALLPLLDLIDRTDAWDRICVGSFSEARVARAQRLAGPRLATSYGTRGVLGLRLRSWGIPAPLRRSAVAAQVPESQSGVPVVDRRFVRAAHARGLQVHVWTVNEPERMHRLLDLGVDGIMTDHIDTLRKVLEDRDTWV, encoded by the coding sequence GTGAGCATGCGCATACGCCATCCCTACCTCGACCATCCGGGCCCGATCGCCTTCGCGCACCGGGGCGGGGCGGCGGACGGTCTGGAGAACACCCTGGCCCAGTTCCGGCGCGCGGTGGCGGCGGGCTACCGCTACATCGAGACGGACGTGCACGCGACGGCGGACGGCAGGCTCGTCGCCTTCCACGACTCGACGCTCGACCGGGTGACGGACGGGGCGGGCCGGATAGCCGACCTCCCCTGGGAGGACGTGCGCCACGCGCGCGTGGGGGGCAAGGAACCGGTCCCTCTCTTCGAAGAGCTCCTCGAAGTCTTCCCCGAGGTGCGCTGGAACATCGACGTCAAGGCCGAGCCCGCCCTCCTGCCGCTGCTCGACCTGATCGACCGCACCGACGCCTGGGACCGCATCTGCGTCGGCTCCTTCTCCGAGGCGCGCGTCGCCCGCGCCCAGCGCCTGGCCGGGCCGCGCCTGGCGACGTCGTACGGCACACGCGGTGTACTCGGCCTGCGGCTGCGCTCGTGGGGCATACCGGCCCCGCTGCGGCGGTCGGCCGTCGCCGCCCAGGTGCCGGAGTCCCAGTCGGGCGTGCCGGTGGTCGACCGCCGCTTCGTGCGGGCCGCCCACGCGCGCGGGCTGCAGGTACACGTGTGGACAGTGAACGAACCGGAACGCATGCACCGGCTCCTGGACCTGGGAGTCGATGGCATCATGACCGATCACATCGACACGCTGCGCAAGGTCCTGGAGGACCGGGACACCTGGGTCTGA
- the yczE gene encoding membrane protein YczE, with amino-acid sequence MSTCAESSEHSADSPLSGNSTLPEGSADSLHSESRRLPRRLVQLYAGLALYGASSALLLDSGLGLEPWNVLHQGLAELTGLTIGVVSIIVGAAVLLLWIPLRQRPGLGTVSNVFVVGIAMDGTLALVPEAHTLAVRIPLLVAGIVLNGVATGLYISARFGPGPRDGLMTGLHRRTGHSIRLVRTVLEVAVVATGFALGGTVGIGTVLYAVAIGPLAQLFLRVFAVRTAPGGSTVVAAGQPEGAILPR; translated from the coding sequence TTGTCCACATGCGCCGAGAGCTCCGAACACTCCGCGGACTCACCGCTCTCCGGAAACTCCACCCTCCCCGAGGGCTCCGCGGACTCTCTCCACTCGGAGTCCCGACGACTCCCGCGCCGCCTCGTCCAGCTGTACGCAGGCCTTGCCCTGTACGGCGCGAGTTCGGCCCTGCTCCTGGATTCCGGCCTCGGTCTGGAGCCCTGGAACGTGCTGCACCAGGGCCTCGCCGAGCTGACCGGTCTGACGATCGGTGTGGTGTCGATCATCGTGGGCGCGGCGGTGCTGCTCCTGTGGATCCCGCTGCGCCAGCGCCCCGGCCTCGGCACGGTCTCCAACGTCTTCGTGGTCGGCATCGCCATGGACGGCACGCTCGCGCTGGTGCCGGAAGCGCACACCTTGGCCGTACGGATTCCGCTGCTCGTGGCGGGCATCGTGCTGAACGGCGTGGCGACCGGCCTCTACATCTCGGCCCGCTTCGGTCCCGGTCCGCGCGACGGCCTCATGACGGGTCTGCACCGGCGTACGGGACACTCGATCCGTCTGGTGCGCACCGTCCTGGAGGTGGCGGTCGTCGCGACCGGCTTCGCGCTGGGCGGCACGGTCGGCATCGGCACGGTGCTGTACGCCGTCGCGATCGGCCCCCTCGCCCAGCTCTTCCTGCGGGTGTTCGCCGTTCGCACGGCACCGGGCGGCAGCACCGTCGTTGCCGCCGGTCAACCGGAGGGCGCGATACTGCCCCGGTGA
- a CDS encoding SCO1417 family MocR-like transcription factor: protein MAQWTSAVGAAQLARLLNSQQERPAGPGTRRPPAYRALADGIRLLVLEGRVPVAARLPAERELALSLSVSRTTVAAAYEALRAEGFLESRRGAGSWTAVPAGNPLPARGLEPLPPEALGSMIDLGCAALPAPEPWLTRSVRGALEELPPYAHTHGDYPAGLPALRSMLAERYTARGIPTMPEQIMVTTGAMGAIDAICHLFAGRGERIAVESPSYANILQLMREAGARLVPVAMAEGLAGWDLDRWRQVLRDAAPRLAYVVADFHNPTGALADEHQRRGLVDAARSAGTVLVVDETMSELHLDEDVEMPRPVCSFDPAGSTVITVGSASKAFWAGMRIGWVRAAPDVIRSLVSARAYADLGTPVLEQLAVNWLLSTGGWEQAVDIRRGQARENRDALVAAVRRELPGWEFSVPKGGLTLWVRTGGLSGSRLAEVGERVGVRVPSGPRFGVDGAFEGYVRLPFTVGGAVAEEAAVRLAAAARLVETGASGGNEAPRTFVA, encoded by the coding sequence ATGGCGCAGTGGACTTCGGCGGTAGGCGCCGCACAGCTCGCCCGGCTCCTCAACTCCCAGCAGGAGCGCCCCGCGGGGCCGGGCACGCGCCGTCCGCCCGCCTATCGCGCGCTCGCCGACGGCATCCGGCTGCTGGTGCTCGAAGGCCGGGTCCCGGTGGCCGCGCGGCTGCCCGCCGAGCGGGAGCTCGCGCTGTCCCTGTCCGTCAGCCGTACGACCGTCGCCGCCGCCTACGAGGCGCTGCGAGCCGAGGGGTTCCTGGAGTCCCGCCGCGGAGCGGGCAGCTGGACCGCGGTGCCGGCCGGGAACCCGTTGCCCGCGCGCGGCCTGGAACCCCTGCCGCCCGAGGCCCTCGGGTCCATGATCGACCTCGGCTGCGCGGCGCTGCCGGCGCCCGAGCCATGGCTCACCCGCAGCGTGCGGGGCGCGCTGGAGGAGCTGCCGCCGTACGCGCACACGCATGGCGACTATCCCGCCGGGCTGCCCGCGCTGCGCTCGATGCTCGCCGAGCGGTACACCGCGCGCGGAATTCCGACCATGCCCGAGCAGATCATGGTGACCACCGGGGCGATGGGCGCGATCGACGCGATCTGCCATCTCTTCGCCGGGCGCGGCGAGCGCATCGCCGTCGAGTCGCCTTCCTACGCCAATATCCTTCAACTGATGCGCGAGGCCGGGGCCCGGCTGGTGCCCGTCGCCATGGCCGAGGGGCTCGCCGGGTGGGACCTGGACCGCTGGCGCCAGGTCCTGCGCGACGCCGCGCCCCGTCTCGCCTACGTGGTCGCCGACTTCCACAACCCGACCGGCGCCCTCGCCGACGAACACCAGCGGCGCGGGCTCGTGGACGCGGCGCGTTCCGCGGGCACCGTGCTCGTCGTCGACGAGACGATGAGCGAACTGCATCTGGACGAGGACGTGGAGATGCCGCGCCCCGTGTGCAGCTTCGACCCCGCCGGGTCGACCGTCATCACCGTCGGATCCGCGAGCAAGGCCTTCTGGGCGGGCATGCGCATCGGCTGGGTGCGGGCCGCTCCGGATGTGATCCGCAGCCTGGTCTCGGCGCGCGCGTACGCCGATCTGGGTACGCCCGTGCTGGAGCAGCTGGCCGTGAACTGGCTGCTCAGCACCGGGGGCTGGGAACAGGCCGTCGACATCCGGCGGGGCCAGGCCCGCGAGAACCGCGACGCCCTCGTCGCCGCCGTGCGGCGGGAGCTGCCCGGGTGGGAGTTCTCGGTACCGAAGGGCGGGCTCACGCTGTGGGTGCGCACCGGCGGGCTGTCCGGGTCCCGTCTCGCCGAGGTGGGCGAGCGCGTGGGCGTGCGCGTGCCCTCTGGGCCGCGTTTCGGGGTGGACGGGGCCTTCGAGGGGTACGTACGGCTGCCGTTCACCGTGGGCGGTGCGGTGGCCGAGGAGGCGGCGGTGCGGTTGGCTGCGGCGGCGCGGTTGGTTGAGACGGGGGCGAGCGGGGGGAACGAGGCCCCGCGAACGTTCGTGGCGTAA
- a CDS encoding ATP-binding protein, whose product MARRPLPRILSNGSAQIARSRELARTAADSATDVLHPLITVSRGLRRLAGAGRRKWADTPKDRRGPLLFLVASVILVVALVPYGPLLAAISLMAAAAWTGRDHTSSAPTGPDEAQTGRLQSLYEALVPYFSAAEDPEPLYAHGGDWEKAFSSYDFDDDGRVSRLLIRYPAYFTDGEAESRARIEQLLHAKSGRGREYHFDWDEEGNELTITVLPPLPTDIAAQRFVTAPGETVLGFTDPADVQRTLALTYGEEQRDVPPVVWRTGIRSTEPHLLVVGEPGSGTTTLMRSIALQTLQYGDVVIVEGGATGEYACLTGRAGVLAVECGLAGALASLEWAAHETERRLIAANRARQAGHPAPDDIKNPLWILLDRPSALGHLAAADGRQDPQALLQVPLRHGRAAGVTVVVAEHFDSLDVLSEAVRQHTRARVVLGPASSAQLEAVLGVPPHTTPTRDVPPGRGYARLGTGPVLRLQVPATPDPYDDATSEAQRRAVLELLPERTTPADAGALPVNAAVAES is encoded by the coding sequence GTGGCCCGGCGCCCTCTCCCCCGCATTCTCAGCAACGGCAGCGCACAGATCGCCCGAAGCCGGGAGCTGGCCCGGACGGCAGCCGACAGCGCCACCGACGTCCTCCACCCACTGATCACGGTCTCCCGAGGACTGCGCCGGCTGGCAGGAGCCGGACGGCGCAAGTGGGCCGACACCCCCAAGGACCGGCGCGGGCCGCTGCTGTTCCTGGTGGCCTCGGTGATCCTGGTCGTGGCACTGGTGCCGTACGGGCCACTGCTCGCCGCCATCAGCCTGATGGCGGCGGCAGCCTGGACCGGCCGCGACCACACCTCGTCGGCGCCCACCGGCCCCGACGAGGCGCAGACCGGGCGCCTCCAGTCGCTGTACGAGGCCCTGGTCCCGTACTTCTCGGCGGCCGAGGACCCCGAGCCCCTGTACGCCCACGGCGGCGACTGGGAGAAGGCGTTCTCCTCGTACGACTTCGACGACGACGGACGCGTGTCCCGGCTCCTCATCCGCTATCCGGCGTACTTCACGGACGGCGAGGCGGAGTCCCGCGCCCGCATCGAGCAACTCCTGCACGCGAAGTCGGGGCGCGGCCGCGAGTACCACTTCGACTGGGACGAGGAGGGCAACGAACTCACCATCACGGTCCTCCCGCCCCTCCCCACCGACATCGCCGCCCAGCGCTTCGTCACCGCCCCCGGCGAGACGGTCCTCGGCTTCACCGACCCGGCCGACGTCCAGCGCACGCTCGCCCTCACCTACGGTGAGGAACAGCGCGACGTCCCTCCGGTCGTCTGGCGCACGGGAATCCGCTCGACCGAGCCACACCTGCTGGTGGTGGGCGAACCCGGCAGCGGAACGACCACGCTGATGCGCTCCATCGCCCTGCAGACCCTCCAGTACGGCGATGTCGTCATCGTCGAGGGGGGCGCCACCGGCGAGTACGCGTGCCTGACCGGGCGGGCCGGTGTGCTGGCCGTCGAGTGCGGGCTTGCGGGAGCCCTCGCCAGCCTGGAATGGGCCGCGCACGAGACGGAGCGGCGGTTGATCGCCGCGAACCGTGCACGTCAGGCGGGGCATCCCGCTCCGGACGACATCAAGAATCCCCTGTGGATCCTGCTGGACCGGCCCAGCGCGCTGGGCCACCTGGCCGCCGCCGACGGACGCCAGGACCCGCAGGCCCTCCTTCAGGTGCCCCTCCGGCACGGGCGTGCGGCGGGCGTGACGGTCGTCGTGGCCGAGCACTTCGACAGCCTCGACGTCCTGAGCGAGGCGGTGCGGCAGCACACCCGCGCGCGCGTGGTGCTCGGTCCCGCGTCCTCCGCCCAACTGGAAGCCGTCCTGGGCGTGCCCCCGCACACCACTCCCACCCGTGACGTGCCGCCCGGGCGCGGTTACGCCCGCCTTGGAACCGGGCCCGTCCTTCGGCTCCAAGTGCCCGCCACGCCTGATCCGTACGACGATGCGACGAGCGAGGCCCAGCGGCGGGCGGTCCTTGAACTTCTGCCGGAGCGTACGACTCCGGCGGACGCGGGGGCGCTGCCGGTGAATGCCGCCGTGGCGGAAAGCTGA
- a CDS encoding ankyrin repeat domain-containing protein: protein MSEAPDPEVVELATKIFDLARRGETEALVAYVDAGVPANLTNDRGDSLVMLAAYHGHADAVGALLERGAEADRINDRGQTPLAGAVFKGEAAVIRVLLDAGADPAAGTPSAVDTARMFGKTELLELFGAH, encoded by the coding sequence ATGAGTGAAGCCCCCGACCCCGAGGTCGTGGAGCTGGCGACCAAGATCTTCGATCTGGCCCGCCGTGGCGAGACCGAGGCGCTCGTGGCGTATGTGGACGCGGGCGTTCCGGCCAACCTCACCAACGACCGCGGTGACTCGCTCGTGATGCTCGCCGCCTACCACGGTCACGCCGACGCGGTAGGCGCCCTGCTGGAGCGCGGCGCCGAGGCGGACCGGATCAACGACCGGGGGCAAACGCCGCTCGCCGGGGCCGTCTTCAAGGGTGAGGCGGCCGTGATCCGGGTGCTGCTGGACGCCGGTGCCGATCCGGCCGCCGGTACACCCTCGGCCGTCGACACGGCGCGCATGTTCGGCAAGACGGAACTGCTCGAATTGTTCGGCGCACACTGA
- a CDS encoding HEAT repeat domain-containing protein gives MFDPVIAPSGTLLGLLQRGRGDGTLHALTAPRAEALAALNHCVLRDPRHDWQVENRSLYYARLYLDLSGELDEIERHLFEAEDVLDTCESRTGLALAVLGHLASYGRHDALELLRRYAASGTSWAWALDELALRDDDAGLRALAVPVLARFPSDAEGEAELAAAVRDAFEPRPWRLWADDPRESIGTRVRAAQEAGSFDRWQRQMRPSGPRPGWSVQAVFEWAQQGIERGAALHVPAARCLTAVAGPEDRPEIVEAARSGGDGARCTALRYLADGNDPDALDLIETAVANGSAAAAEAAVDAFERMRSVAAVERARSWAHRPDALGAAAGRMLACRGGAQDSELVLGALREAVRGEGPDAPTLWTLVDGAGRLGIVCAAPVLRHVYRETASSHLRGRAARALAATDPSFPAGFAVECLWDCEESTREVAARHAETGDARVVDQLRRLAADPAEEADVQTAVRSRIGPDMPAV, from the coding sequence ATGTTCGATCCGGTCATAGCGCCCAGCGGAACGCTGCTCGGCCTGCTCCAGAGGGGCCGCGGCGACGGCACGCTGCACGCGCTCACCGCACCGCGCGCCGAAGCGCTCGCGGCGCTGAACCACTGTGTGCTGCGGGACCCCCGCCACGACTGGCAGGTGGAGAACCGCTCCCTGTACTACGCCCGTCTCTACCTCGATCTGAGCGGTGAGCTCGACGAGATCGAGCGGCATCTCTTCGAGGCCGAGGACGTCCTCGACACGTGCGAGTCACGCACGGGGCTCGCCCTCGCGGTCCTCGGGCACCTCGCCTCGTACGGCAGGCACGACGCGCTCGAACTGCTGCGCAGGTACGCCGCCTCCGGCACCAGCTGGGCCTGGGCTCTCGACGAGCTGGCCCTGCGTGACGACGACGCGGGTCTGCGGGCCCTCGCCGTGCCCGTACTCGCTCGCTTCCCGTCGGACGCGGAGGGCGAGGCCGAACTCGCCGCCGCCGTGCGCGACGCCTTCGAGCCCCGGCCCTGGCGGCTGTGGGCCGACGATCCGCGCGAATCCATCGGCACACGCGTGCGTGCCGCCCAGGAAGCCGGTTCCTTCGACCGCTGGCAGCGGCAGATGCGACCATCCGGGCCCCGCCCGGGGTGGAGCGTGCAGGCCGTCTTCGAGTGGGCCCAGCAGGGCATCGAACGCGGAGCCGCGCTCCATGTGCCGGCCGCCCGCTGCCTGACCGCCGTCGCGGGCCCCGAGGACCGGCCCGAGATCGTCGAGGCCGCCCGGAGCGGCGGCGACGGAGCCCGCTGCACCGCCTTGCGCTATCTCGCCGACGGCAATGATCCAGATGCCCTCGATCTGATCGAGACAGCCGTGGCCAATGGTTCCGCGGCCGCTGCCGAGGCCGCCGTCGACGCCTTCGAACGGATGCGCAGCGTGGCCGCCGTCGAGCGGGCACGAAGCTGGGCGCACCGGCCCGACGCCCTGGGCGCCGCCGCGGGACGGATGCTCGCCTGCCGGGGCGGAGCCCAGGACAGCGAACTGGTCCTCGGGGCGCTGCGGGAAGCGGTACGGGGCGAAGGCCCGGACGCGCCGACCCTGTGGACCCTCGTCGACGGCGCCGGACGGCTCGGCATCGTCTGTGCCGCACCCGTGCTGCGCCATGTGTACCGCGAGACGGCCTCGTCCCATCTGCGCGGGCGCGCCGCCCGTGCTCTGGCCGCCACCGATCCCTCCTTCCCCGCGGGCTTCGCCGTCGAATGCCTGTGGGACTGCGAGGAGTCCACCCGCGAGGTCGCCGCACGGCACGCCGAGACCGGTGACGCGCGCGTGGTGGACCAGCTCCGGCGGCTGGCGGCGGATCCGGCCGAGGAGGCGGACGTCCAGACCGCGGTACGCAGCCGGATAGGGCCCGACATGCCCGCCGTATGA
- a CDS encoding glycosyltransferase family 4 protein gives MRVVIVTESFPPDVNGVAHCALQTARHLVDRGHAPLVVAPATAAGNGPDALAPCPVIRVPSLPLPGYPQVRVALPSRRVAAAITEHRADIVHLASPFVLGVRGMAAAARLGIPAVAVYQTDLAGYARTYISAGEATAWRRIRSVHAAADRTLAPSSAALHDLEAHGVPRVRLWPRGVDTVRFRPDRRDEALRRELAPNGELIVGYVGRLAPEKQVELLAGVCGLNGVRVVVVGDGPSQHTLTEALPGAVFLGRRTGDELARIFASLDVFAHTGPFETFCQTVQEAMASGVPVVAPAAGGPLDLVAHGRTGLLVPPRDGAAVRDAVWALAADPALRAAYGAAGRATVEGRTWAAVGDQLIGHYADVLSARKLVAA, from the coding sequence ATGCGTGTCGTCATCGTGACCGAATCCTTTCCCCCCGATGTGAACGGCGTGGCCCACTGCGCGCTCCAGACCGCCCGGCACCTCGTCGATCGCGGTCACGCTCCCCTCGTCGTCGCCCCGGCCACAGCGGCCGGGAACGGGCCCGACGCCCTCGCGCCGTGCCCCGTCATCCGTGTCCCCTCCCTACCGCTCCCGGGCTACCCCCAGGTCCGCGTCGCCCTCCCCAGCCGACGCGTCGCCGCGGCGATCACCGAACACCGCGCCGACATCGTCCACCTGGCCAGCCCCTTCGTCCTCGGCGTCCGCGGCATGGCGGCCGCCGCCCGGCTCGGCATCCCCGCCGTGGCCGTCTACCAGACCGACCTCGCCGGATACGCCCGCACGTACATCAGTGCGGGTGAGGCCACCGCGTGGCGGCGCATACGCTCCGTGCACGCCGCCGCCGACCGGACGCTCGCTCCGTCCAGCGCGGCCCTGCACGACCTGGAGGCACACGGAGTGCCCCGGGTACGGCTGTGGCCGCGCGGCGTGGACACCGTCCGCTTCCGTCCCGACCGCCGGGACGAGGCACTGCGCCGCGAACTCGCGCCGAACGGCGAGCTGATCGTCGGCTACGTCGGCCGGCTCGCCCCCGAGAAGCAGGTCGAGCTCCTCGCCGGTGTCTGCGGCCTGAACGGCGTGCGCGTCGTGGTCGTGGGCGACGGGCCGAGTCAGCACACGCTCACCGAGGCGCTGCCGGGCGCCGTCTTCCTCGGGCGTCGCACCGGCGACGAACTCGCCCGGATCTTCGCCTCGCTGGACGTCTTCGCGCACACCGGTCCCTTCGAGACCTTCTGCCAGACCGTGCAGGAGGCCATGGCCAGCGGGGTGCCCGTCGTCGCGCCCGCCGCGGGCGGACCGCTCGACCTGGTGGCTCACGGACGTACGGGGCTGCTGGTACCGCCGCGTGACGGGGCCGCCGTACGGGACGCGGTGTGGGCGCTGGCCGCCGATCCCGCGCTGCGGGCCGCCTACGGCGCCGCGGGGCGGGCCACGGTCGAGGGCCGCACCTGGGCCGCCGTGGGCGATCAGCTCATCGGGCACTACGCCGATGTGCTCTCCGCGCGGAAGCTGGTGGCGGCATGA
- a CDS encoding glycosyltransferase codes for MSLRIVRLANFVAPASGGLRTALRELGSGYRAAGHEPVLIIPGERASDRETEQGRVITLPGPLLPGTGGYRVLTDKRRVARLLESLAPDRLEVSDRTTLRWTGVWARRARVPAVMVSHETADGVLRTWGLSEGMARRTADALNIRTAHTYARVVCTTEFAEREFVRIGARNVVRAPLGVDLVGRHPALRDPGVRAQYARGGEALLVMCSRLSVEKRPGTALDALEALLRRGQRAVLVVAGDGPLRARLELRARERRLPVTFLGHVSDRAVLGALQASADVCLAPGPAETFGLAALEAMACGTPVVASALSALPEIVGSAGATAADRGDSFADAVRLLLGRPESERREAARARAECFGWDAAVEGFLAAHDAVVQARPRLQEGVG; via the coding sequence ATGAGCCTGCGCATCGTTCGGCTCGCCAACTTCGTCGCCCCCGCCTCCGGCGGTCTGCGCACCGCGCTGCGGGAGCTCGGCTCCGGCTACCGGGCGGCCGGGCACGAGCCGGTGCTCATCATCCCCGGTGAGCGCGCGAGCGACCGCGAGACCGAGCAGGGGCGGGTGATCACGCTGCCCGGGCCGCTACTGCCCGGGACCGGTGGCTATCGCGTGCTCACGGACAAGCGGCGGGTGGCCCGGCTCCTGGAGTCGCTCGCGCCCGACCGCCTCGAAGTCTCCGACCGGACCACGCTGCGCTGGACCGGCGTATGGGCACGGCGGGCCCGGGTGCCCGCCGTGATGGTCTCCCACGAGACCGCCGACGGAGTGCTGCGGACCTGGGGGCTCTCCGAGGGGATGGCCCGGCGGACCGCCGACGCCCTCAACATCCGTACGGCGCACACCTATGCGCGTGTGGTGTGCACCACGGAGTTCGCCGAGCGCGAGTTCGTCCGCATCGGCGCACGCAATGTCGTACGCGCCCCCCTGGGCGTCGACCTTGTGGGGCGCCACCCCGCGTTGCGCGATCCCGGCGTGCGCGCCCAGTACGCGCGCGGGGGAGAGGCGCTGCTCGTGATGTGCTCCCGGCTGTCCGTCGAGAAGCGGCCCGGCACGGCACTCGACGCGCTGGAGGCCCTGCTGCGGCGCGGACAGCGTGCCGTGCTCGTCGTGGCCGGGGACGGACCGCTGAGGGCCCGGCTCGAACTGCGCGCCCGGGAGCGGAGGCTGCCCGTCACCTTCCTCGGGCACGTCTCCGACCGTGCCGTGCTCGGCGCGCTGCAGGCCTCCGCCGACGTGTGCCTGGCCCCCGGGCCCGCCGAGACGTTCGGGCTCGCCGCTCTGGAGGCGATGGCCTGCGGCACGCCCGTGGTGGCCAGCGCGCTGTCCGCCCTGCCGGAGATCGTCGGGTCAGCAGGGGCCACCGCGGCGGACCGCGGGGACTCCTTCGCGGACGCGGTGCGGCTGTTGCTGGGACGCCCCGAGAGCGAGCGCAGGGAAGCCGCACGCGCGCGTGCGGAGTGTTTCGGATGGGATGCCGCCGTAGAGGGCTTTCTCGCCGCGCACGACGCGGTGGTCCAGGCGCGCCCGCGCTTGCAGGAGGGCGTCGGATGA
- a CDS encoding SGNH/GDSL hydrolase family protein — translation MRPLRFVALGDSLTEGVGDPVGDAWRGWAALLAQGLAPADAPVEFTNLAVSGAQTRDVLERQTPAALALEPDIVSVVIGVNDTLRCTFDIHSVAERLDKVYAAFRAQDAVVMTACLPDPGSMLGLPGALARPLARRQRAVNTVVHVLSERHGAMHLHAAEEEWLTGRAMWSADRLHPGEQGHRQLALRYHALLAEQDIATGTAPSAEPEFPVPTRSASLWWLATAGTGWVARRCTDLLPQLLTLAAAELRHRAHGTSARLDLSASHAVSSALAALSVAEQPDAA, via the coding sequence ATGAGACCCCTTCGGTTCGTGGCCCTCGGGGACTCGCTGACGGAAGGCGTGGGTGATCCCGTCGGAGACGCGTGGCGGGGGTGGGCCGCACTGCTCGCGCAGGGGCTCGCCCCGGCGGACGCACCCGTGGAGTTCACCAACCTCGCGGTCAGCGGGGCGCAGACCCGGGATGTGCTGGAGCGGCAGACCCCGGCGGCGCTGGCCCTGGAGCCTGACATCGTCTCCGTGGTGATCGGCGTCAACGACACCCTGCGGTGCACCTTCGACATCCACTCGGTGGCCGAGCGGCTCGACAAGGTGTACGCGGCGTTCCGCGCTCAGGACGCGGTGGTGATGACGGCCTGTCTCCCGGATCCCGGCTCCATGCTCGGACTGCCGGGGGCGTTGGCGCGACCGCTGGCCCGGCGGCAGCGGGCCGTCAACACGGTCGTGCACGTGCTCTCCGAGCGGCACGGGGCGATGCACCTGCACGCCGCGGAGGAGGAGTGGCTGACGGGCCGCGCGATGTGGAGCGCGGACCGGCTGCACCCGGGGGAGCAGGGGCACCGGCAACTCGCCCTGCGCTACCACGCGCTGCTCGCCGAGCAGGACATCGCCACGGGGACGGCGCCCTCGGCCGAGCCCGAGTTTCCCGTGCCCACGCGATCGGCCAGCCTGTGGTGGCTGGCCACCGCGGGAACGGGATGGGTGGCCCGGCGCTGCACGGACCTGCTCCCGCAGCTGCTCACCCTCGCCGCCGCCGAACTACGCCACCGGGCGCACGGCACCAGCGCGCGCCTCGACCTGAGCGCCTCGCACGCCGTCTCATCCGCGCTGGCCGCGCTGTCGGTGGCCGAACAGCCGGACGCGGCATGA
- a CDS encoding biotin-dependent carboxyltransferase family protein — protein sequence MTDRALSVVRSGALTTVQDRGRPGHAHLGVPRSGALDAPAAALANRLVGNPSEAAVLETTLNGCALRPRSAITVAVAGAPCPVTVDGRPAAWGAPVRVPAGALLDVGHARAGLRSYVAVSGGVAVDPVLGSRSTDLLSGLGPPPLTDGVVLPLGRPAALHARVDVVPHAAPPAELVLRVTLGPRDDWFTTSAVRVLTTRAYRVSSASNRIGLRTEGPSLERAVSGELPSEGMVLGAVQVPPDGRPVVFLADHPTTGGYPVIAIVRPTDLPAAAQAVPGTPVRFVAVRRR from the coding sequence ATGACGGACCGGGCCCTCTCCGTCGTCCGCTCGGGGGCGCTGACCACCGTCCAGGACCGGGGCCGCCCCGGCCACGCGCACCTCGGCGTACCGCGCTCCGGCGCGCTCGACGCACCCGCGGCGGCGCTGGCCAACCGGCTCGTCGGCAACCCTTCCGAAGCAGCTGTCCTGGAGACGACGCTCAACGGCTGTGCCCTGCGCCCGCGTTCGGCGATCACCGTGGCGGTGGCGGGAGCGCCCTGCCCGGTCACCGTCGACGGCCGTCCGGCCGCCTGGGGTGCGCCCGTGCGTGTGCCCGCCGGGGCGCTGCTGGACGTCGGCCACGCGCGCGCGGGGCTGCGCAGCTATGTGGCCGTCTCCGGCGGAGTGGCCGTGGACCCGGTCCTCGGCAGCCGCTCCACCGACCTCCTCTCGGGCCTGGGCCCCCCGCCGCTCACGGACGGCGTGGTGCTGCCCCTGGGACGCCCCGCCGCGCTCCACGCGCGCGTGGATGTCGTCCCGCACGCCGCCCCGCCCGCCGAGCTGGTCCTGCGGGTGACGCTGGGCCCGCGCGACGACTGGTTCACAACGTCGGCCGTGCGCGTCCTCACCACCCGCGCCTACCGGGTGTCGTCCGCGAGCAACCGCATCGGCCTGCGGACGGAAGGGCCCTCACTGGAGAGGGCCGTTTCCGGTGAACTCCCCAGTGAGGGCATGGTCCTGGGCGCCGTCCAGGTACCGCCCGACGGCCGGCCGGTCGTCTTCCTCGCCGATCATCCGACCACCGGCGGGTACCCGGTGATCGCGATCGTCCGCCCCACCGACCTCCCCGCGGCGGCTCAGGCGGTCCCGGGCACGCCGGTCCGCTTCGTGGCCGTACGCCGCCGCTGA